A single region of the Vibrio cyclitrophicus genome encodes:
- the lptC gene encoding LPS export ABC transporter periplasmic protein LptC, which yields MSFTRIIYLILIFIASWSTYYLYDKEQASTIQVAPNLELPAFSGKSLNNISYDESGIRSYQVESTYLEHYSVVGDTHFQNPVLSVFREGHTIEWQVTADRAIMDENQVVTFYDNVVAKNLLPEASFDTMTTDKMVVELPSRDFYSETPVHMIGTFFETEGQAMKGNFGTNNATLFNSVQGRYETLTP from the coding sequence ATGAGTTTTACTCGTATTATCTATTTAATACTCATATTTATTGCCTCTTGGTCGACCTATTACCTGTACGACAAAGAGCAAGCATCAACGATACAAGTGGCTCCAAATTTGGAGCTGCCCGCGTTTAGTGGCAAAAGCCTGAACAACATTAGCTACGACGAAAGCGGTATTCGCAGCTATCAGGTTGAATCGACGTATTTAGAACACTACTCAGTGGTTGGCGATACGCATTTTCAAAACCCAGTTCTGTCTGTATTCCGTGAAGGGCACACGATTGAATGGCAAGTCACCGCTGATCGCGCGATTATGGATGAGAATCAAGTTGTCACTTTTTATGACAACGTGGTAGCAAAGAACCTGCTGCCAGAAGCGAGCTTCGATACAATGACCACAGATAAAATGGTTGTTGAGCTGCCTAGCCGAGATTTTTATTCAGAGACTCCGGTCCATATGATCGGTACATTTTTTGAAACTGAGGGACAAGCAATGAAAGGTAACTTCGGTACCAACAATGCGACCCTCTTTAATTCTGTTCAAGGTAGATATGAAACTCTTACACCTTAG
- the kdsD gene encoding arabinose-5-phosphate isomerase KdsD: MSQPFDYRSVAKQVLETEVAGLTQLDQYFNDDFCKACDLILNNKGKVVVMGMGKSGHIGNKIAATLASTGTSAFFVHPGEAAHGDLGMIEPGDIVIAISNSGESGEILSLFPVLKRLNIKIISMTGKPASNMATLSDIHLQISVPEEACPLGLAPTTSTTATLVMGDALAVALLQARGFTAQDFALSHPGGALGRQLLLKLDDIMHTGDALPVVAPDALVRDALLEISQKGLGMTAIVGEDGQMAGIFTDGDLRRILDKRVDIHNTQIGDVMTLNPTVAEPNMLAVEGLNLMQAKSINGLMLCQEGKLVGALNMHDLLKAGVM, encoded by the coding sequence ATGTCTCAGCCATTTGATTACCGCAGCGTTGCAAAACAAGTTTTAGAAACCGAAGTTGCAGGTCTCACTCAATTAGACCAATATTTTAATGATGATTTTTGCAAAGCTTGCGATCTTATCCTGAACAACAAAGGTAAAGTCGTTGTGATGGGCATGGGTAAATCAGGCCACATTGGCAACAAAATCGCAGCCACACTGGCAAGTACTGGTACATCGGCTTTCTTTGTACATCCAGGTGAAGCAGCACATGGTGATTTAGGCATGATCGAACCTGGCGATATTGTGATTGCGATATCTAACTCAGGTGAATCAGGAGAGATCCTCAGCCTGTTCCCTGTATTAAAGCGTCTGAACATCAAGATCATCAGCATGACAGGTAAGCCAGCATCAAACATGGCAACCTTGTCTGATATCCATTTACAAATTTCAGTACCGGAAGAAGCTTGTCCACTGGGCTTAGCACCAACAACTAGTACCACGGCGACTTTGGTAATGGGTGATGCATTAGCCGTTGCACTTTTACAAGCTCGAGGCTTTACCGCTCAAGACTTTGCATTGTCTCATCCAGGTGGCGCCTTGGGTCGTCAACTGTTGTTGAAACTCGACGACATCATGCACACAGGCGATGCACTTCCTGTTGTTGCTCCGGATGCGCTAGTTCGAGATGCTCTGTTGGAGATATCTCAGAAAGGCTTAGGTATGACAGCTATCGTTGGTGAAGATGGCCAAATGGCCGGTATTTTTACCGATGGTGATTTACGCCGCATCTTAGACAAACGTGTTGATATCCATAACACGCAGATTGGTGATGTAATGACGCTAAACCCGACCGTAGCAGAGCCAAACATGCTGGCAGTAGAGGGCTTAAACTTGATGCAAGCTAAGAGCATCAATGGCCTGATGTTATGCCAAGAAGGTAAATTAGTCGGAGCGTTAAACATGCATGACTTACTGAAAGCAGGAGTAATGTAA
- the lptA gene encoding lipopolysaccharide transport periplasmic protein LptA, whose protein sequence is MKLLHLSLFALTLAAPNVYALSSDSEQPVYIDSDSQQLDMKSNQVTFLGDVNLKQGSININADKVIVTRNAVNGEIEEIQGFGKPATFSQLTDDGKTLYGEADDLHYQLVADRLIMTKNAMLSQDGSIIRGSKITYQIGSQKLVADSGENKRVSTVLQPTEVNK, encoded by the coding sequence ATGAAACTCTTACACCTTAGTTTATTCGCTTTGACCCTTGCGGCACCTAATGTCTATGCTCTATCTTCGGATAGCGAGCAACCTGTCTACATTGACTCAGACAGCCAGCAATTGGATATGAAAAGTAACCAAGTGACTTTCCTTGGTGATGTAAACCTTAAACAAGGTAGCATCAATATCAATGCCGATAAGGTTATTGTTACTCGTAACGCCGTAAATGGTGAGATTGAAGAGATTCAAGGCTTCGGTAAGCCAGCAACCTTCTCTCAGCTAACTGACGACGGTAAGACACTCTACGGTGAAGCTGACGACCTACATTACCAGCTTGTTGCCGACAGACTGATCATGACCAAGAATGCGATGCTATCTCAAGATGGCAGCATCATTCGCGGCTCTAAGATTACTTACCAGATCGGTTCTCAGAAATTAGTCGCTGACAGTGGTGAAAACAAACGAGTGTCAACGGTTTTACAACCAACGGAAGTGAATAAGTAA
- the kdsC gene encoding 3-deoxy-manno-octulosonate-8-phosphatase KdsC, producing the protein MTQTIETLYGTVNSDVFAIAKEIKLLICDVDGVFSDGRIYMGNNGEELKTFHTRDGYGIKSLMNAGIEIAIITGRKSQIVENRMTALGIKLIYQGQDDKVKAYQDICDKLSVNPENTGYIGDDLIDWPVMEKVGLKVCVADGHPLLAKRANYVTTINGGHGAVREVCDLILQARNELDVHKGLSI; encoded by the coding sequence ATGACACAGACAATCGAAACTCTATACGGCACGGTCAATTCAGATGTATTTGCAATCGCAAAAGAGATCAAACTGCTAATTTGCGATGTTGATGGTGTCTTCTCTGATGGTCGCATCTACATGGGCAACAACGGTGAAGAGCTGAAAACCTTCCACACTCGTGACGGTTACGGCATAAAATCACTGATGAACGCTGGCATTGAAATCGCGATCATCACGGGTCGCAAATCTCAAATTGTTGAGAATCGTATGACCGCCCTAGGCATTAAGCTGATTTATCAAGGTCAAGACGATAAAGTTAAGGCATACCAAGATATTTGCGATAAGCTTTCTGTAAATCCTGAAAATACAGGTTACATCGGAGACGATCTGATCGACTGGCCTGTAATGGAAAAAGTTGGCTTGAAGGTCTGTGTGGCAGATGGTCACCCGCTACTTGCAAAGCGTGCAAACTACGTGACGACCATTAACGGTGGTCATGGCGCAGTACGCGAAGTCTGCGACCTGATTTTACAAGCAAGAAATGAACTCGACGTGCATAAAGGTTTAAGCATATGA
- the hpf gene encoding ribosome hibernation promoting factor, whose amino-acid sequence MQINIQGHHVDLTDSMQDYVHTKFDKLERFFDHINSVQVVLKVEKINQIAEATLHINQGEIHATATDESMYAAIDSLVDKLVRQLNKHKEKLSSH is encoded by the coding sequence ATGCAAATCAATATTCAAGGCCATCACGTTGATCTTACCGATTCAATGCAAGACTATGTTCACACCAAATTCGACAAACTTGAGCGCTTCTTTGATCATATCAATAGCGTTCAGGTTGTTTTAAAAGTTGAAAAAATCAATCAAATCGCAGAAGCTACCCTGCATATAAATCAGGGGGAAATCCATGCGACAGCAACAGATGAAAGCATGTATGCCGCGATTGATTCATTGGTTGATAAACTTGTCCGCCAACTCAACAAGCACAAAGAAAAGCTAAGTAGTCACTAA
- a CDS encoding HPr family phosphocarrier protein, with protein MELTRTVLIQNRLGLHARAAVKLVELAQSFDATITIHSEEDKSATADSVMGLLMLESAQGQHITIQAAGSDSQQALDAVCHLIEDKFDEGE; from the coding sequence ATGGAATTAACTCGAACTGTACTGATCCAAAATCGCTTGGGTCTTCACGCTAGAGCAGCCGTAAAGTTGGTCGAGCTTGCACAAAGCTTTGATGCGACCATCACTATCCATAGTGAAGAAGATAAAAGCGCGACAGCAGACAGCGTGATGGGACTGCTTATGCTTGAATCAGCACAAGGGCAACACATTACTATTCAAGCTGCAGGCTCCGATTCACAACAAGCACTTGATGCCGTCTGCCATCTAATTGAAGACAAGTTTGATGAAGGTGAGTAG
- a CDS encoding RNA polymerase factor sigma-54: MKPSLQLKLGQQLAMTPQLQQAIRLLQLSTLDLQQEIQEALESNPLLDVEEGNEDTPTSEEKPSSDEKETVEATEQDLPDSSDLIEKSEIGNELEIDTTWEDVYSANTGNTGIAIDDDMPVYQGETTQSLHDYLLWQLDLTPFTDTDRSIAFALIDAIDDYGYLTVTCEDILENFDNEEIELDEIEAVRKRIQQFDPLGVGSVNLQDCLLLQLATFPQDTPWLNEAKLVLTSHIDQLGNRDYKLVIKETKLKEAELREVLQLIQQLDPRPGSKITPDETEYVVPDVSVFKDLGKWLVTINPDSVPKLKVNQQYADLGSKGNSADNQYIRSNLQEAKWLIKSLESRNETLLKVARCIVEHQRDFFEHGEEAMKPMVLNDVALAVDMHESTISRVTTQKFMHTPRGIFELKYFFSSHVSTDNGGECSSTAIRALIKKLVAAENTAKPLSDSKIAALLADQGIQVARRTIAKYRESLGIAPSSQRKRLL; encoded by the coding sequence ATGAAACCCTCATTACAACTTAAGCTAGGCCAACAGTTAGCAATGACTCCTCAATTGCAGCAAGCGATTCGTTTGTTGCAATTGTCTACTTTAGATTTGCAACAAGAGATTCAAGAAGCACTTGAATCTAACCCACTACTCGATGTCGAAGAAGGCAATGAAGACACGCCAACATCGGAAGAAAAACCTAGCAGTGACGAAAAAGAAACAGTTGAAGCCACAGAGCAAGACTTACCTGATAGCTCAGACTTAATCGAAAAATCAGAGATTGGCAACGAACTAGAAATCGACACAACTTGGGAAGATGTCTACAGCGCAAACACCGGTAATACGGGTATTGCGATTGATGACGACATGCCTGTTTATCAAGGCGAAACTACTCAAAGTCTGCACGATTACCTACTTTGGCAACTAGACCTAACACCATTCACTGACACCGACCGAAGCATCGCTTTTGCCTTAATAGATGCCATCGATGACTATGGCTACCTCACTGTAACTTGTGAAGACATCCTTGAAAACTTCGACAACGAAGAGATCGAGCTTGATGAAATTGAAGCCGTACGTAAACGAATTCAGCAGTTTGACCCGCTAGGTGTTGGTTCAGTCAATCTGCAAGATTGCTTGTTACTGCAACTGGCAACCTTCCCTCAAGATACGCCTTGGCTCAACGAAGCTAAGTTAGTACTTACTAGCCATATCGACCAACTAGGCAACCGCGATTACAAACTGGTTATCAAAGAGACCAAGTTGAAAGAAGCAGAACTACGTGAAGTTTTGCAGCTTATTCAACAACTGGATCCTCGCCCTGGCAGTAAGATTACTCCGGATGAAACTGAGTATGTGGTTCCAGATGTATCTGTCTTCAAAGACCTTGGCAAATGGTTAGTGACCATTAACCCTGATAGCGTGCCTAAGTTGAAAGTGAATCAGCAGTACGCTGATTTGGGCAGTAAAGGCAACAGCGCCGACAATCAATACATCCGCTCAAATTTGCAAGAAGCAAAGTGGCTAATTAAAAGCCTAGAGAGCCGAAATGAGACGCTACTCAAAGTTGCGCGATGCATTGTTGAACATCAGCGTGATTTCTTCGAACATGGCGAAGAAGCGATGAAGCCAATGGTTCTCAATGATGTTGCGTTAGCTGTTGATATGCACGAATCCACGATCTCTCGTGTGACGACTCAAAAATTCATGCATACGCCACGTGGCATCTTCGAACTCAAATACTTTTTCTCAAGCCATGTCAGCACTGACAATGGCGGTGAATGTTCATCTACAGCAATTCGCGCACTCATTAAGAAGCTTGTCGCAGCGGAAAATACCGCAAAGCCTCTAAGTGATAGTAAGATTGCTGCTTTACTGGCTGACCAAGGAATTCAGGTAGCTAGACGTACTATAGCGAAATACCGTGAGTCTCTGGGCATTGCCCCATCGAGTCAGCGTAAACGCCTGCTATAA
- the rapZ gene encoding RNase adapter RapZ: protein MRLIVVSGQSGAGKSVALRVLEDLGYYCVDNLPVNLLNDFVESVRESNQNVAVSIDIRNLPKEPQLVTDTLEQLESATNIDVDVLFLDASKQTLLKRYSETRRIHPLSIGQEKLSLEQAIDLEKTLLTPLAEHASIVIDSSDCNLYELSEKVRFKVEGKEKQELIIVFQSFGFKYGLPSDADYVFDVRFLPNPHWEPALRPMTGLDAPIHSFLEKHPEVIELKQQIQGFVEQWLPMLEKNNRSYLTVAIGCTGGKHRSVYLTQKIGEYFEQLGHQIQIRHASLEKHQQG, encoded by the coding sequence ATGCGATTAATCGTTGTTAGTGGCCAATCTGGGGCCGGTAAAAGTGTTGCGCTACGAGTACTAGAAGACTTGGGCTATTACTGTGTTGATAATCTACCAGTAAACCTGCTCAACGACTTCGTCGAGTCGGTACGTGAAAGCAACCAAAACGTTGCCGTAAGTATTGATATACGTAACCTACCGAAAGAGCCTCAGTTAGTCACCGACACGCTCGAGCAGCTAGAGTCAGCCACTAACATTGATGTTGATGTCTTATTCCTAGACGCCAGCAAGCAGACGCTTCTCAAGCGCTACAGCGAAACACGCAGAATTCACCCCTTATCGATTGGCCAAGAGAAACTCTCTCTGGAACAAGCAATTGATTTAGAAAAGACACTCCTGACACCTCTCGCAGAGCACGCTAGTATTGTGATCGACAGTAGTGACTGCAACCTCTACGAATTGAGTGAAAAGGTACGCTTTAAAGTTGAAGGCAAAGAGAAGCAAGAGCTGATCATCGTCTTTCAATCTTTTGGTTTTAAGTATGGTCTGCCAAGTGATGCCGACTATGTGTTTGATGTTCGCTTTTTGCCGAACCCTCACTGGGAACCCGCACTGCGACCAATGACGGGGCTAGATGCACCGATTCACTCTTTCCTAGAAAAGCACCCAGAAGTGATTGAACTCAAGCAACAGATCCAAGGCTTTGTTGAGCAGTGGCTACCAATGTTAGAGAAGAATAATCGCAGTTATTTAACAGTCGCAATTGGTTGTACTGGCGGTAAGCACCGCTCGGTTTATCTAACTCAAAAAATTGGTGAGTACTTCGAACAACTTGGCCACCAAATTCAAATCAGACACGCCTCCCTAGAGAAGCATCAACAGGGCTAA
- a CDS encoding calcium/sodium antiporter: MLEAIAFLIIGLGFLVWSADKLVYGAAALARNFGISPLVIGMTILAMGSSAPEMMVSATAALDGKTDTAVGNVLGSNIANIALILGITALIKPLSISSGVIRRELPLMIGVTLLAGALLWDNHLGFYEGVLLFVLFAAFLFAMLQISRSEKKNGDAFLDEQESEVPEGVSNLKAAMWVVVGLIILPLAANMLVDNAVVIAKFFGMSDLVIGLTIIAVGTSLPELAASLAGVMKGEDDMAVGNIIGSNVFNILAVMGIPGILNPSILSEFAMGRDFWVMLGVSLLLVVMALGKSRSVNRIEGGVLIITFVAYQAYLLMNMSA, from the coding sequence ATGCTTGAAGCGATTGCGTTTCTTATTATCGGTCTAGGTTTTTTGGTGTGGAGTGCAGATAAACTGGTTTATGGCGCAGCTGCTCTTGCTCGAAATTTCGGTATATCACCACTAGTTATCGGTATGACGATCTTAGCAATGGGGTCTTCGGCTCCTGAAATGATGGTTTCTGCGACAGCAGCCCTTGATGGCAAAACAGATACAGCTGTAGGTAACGTATTAGGCTCAAACATCGCCAATATTGCGCTGATTTTAGGTATTACTGCCCTTATCAAGCCGTTATCGATTAGCTCTGGCGTGATTCGCCGTGAGCTACCATTAATGATTGGTGTCACTCTATTGGCAGGCGCACTGCTTTGGGATAACCATTTAGGCTTCTACGAAGGCGTGTTGTTGTTTGTTCTTTTCGCTGCTTTCTTATTTGCTATGTTACAAATCAGCCGTAGCGAGAAAAAGAACGGCGATGCTTTCCTTGATGAGCAAGAATCAGAGGTCCCTGAGGGCGTAAGTAACCTTAAAGCCGCAATGTGGGTAGTGGTTGGTCTCATTATTCTACCTTTAGCCGCAAATATGTTGGTTGATAACGCGGTTGTTATCGCTAAGTTCTTTGGCATGAGCGACCTTGTGATTGGCCTAACCATTATTGCAGTTGGCACCAGTCTTCCAGAACTTGCCGCATCACTTGCCGGTGTAATGAAAGGCGAGGATGACATGGCTGTGGGTAATATCATCGGTTCAAACGTATTCAACATTCTTGCAGTGATGGGGATACCAGGCATCCTCAACCCTTCAATCTTAAGTGAATTTGCTATGGGTAGAGATTTCTGGGTAATGCTAGGTGTATCGCTATTGCTTGTTGTGATGGCACTAGGTAAATCTCGCAGTGTGAATCGTATTGAGGGCGGCGTGTTAATCATAACGTTTGTTGCATACCAAGCTTACCTACTAATGAACATGTCGGCTTAA
- the lptB gene encoding LPS export ABC transporter ATP-binding protein, which yields MAVLKAKNLAKTYSKRKVVTDVSLQVESGQIVGLLGPNGAGKTTSFYMIVGLVARDEGTISIDDRDISILPMHSRSRLGIGYLPQEASIFRKLSVENNIMAVLQTRDEMTNEQRQDKLEDLLEEFHIQHIRTSNGMALSGGERRRVEIARALAANPQFILLDEPFAGVDPISVIDIKKIIVHLRDRGLGVLITDHNVRETLDVCEKAYIVSQGHLIAEGTPEDVLNNEQVKQVYLGEQFRL from the coding sequence ATGGCTGTTCTTAAAGCAAAAAACCTAGCGAAAACCTACAGTAAGCGTAAGGTTGTTACCGATGTAAGCTTACAGGTAGAGTCAGGCCAGATCGTTGGCTTACTTGGGCCTAACGGTGCAGGTAAAACCACGTCTTTCTATATGATTGTTGGTCTGGTTGCGCGTGATGAAGGTACCATCAGCATTGATGACCGAGACATCAGTATCTTGCCAATGCACAGCCGTTCTCGTCTTGGTATCGGTTACCTGCCTCAAGAAGCATCTATCTTCCGTAAGCTGTCTGTAGAAAACAACATCATGGCGGTTTTACAAACCCGTGATGAAATGACTAACGAACAACGCCAAGATAAGCTGGAAGACCTACTAGAAGAGTTCCACATCCAACATATCCGTACCAGCAATGGTATGGCTCTGTCAGGTGGTGAGCGACGTCGTGTTGAGATTGCTCGCGCACTAGCAGCAAATCCGCAGTTCATTCTTCTGGATGAACCGTTCGCAGGTGTTGACCCGATATCAGTAATCGATATCAAAAAAATCATTGTTCACCTGCGCGATCGCGGCTTGGGCGTTTTGATTACCGACCACAACGTTCGTGAAACATTAGACGTATGTGAAAAAGCTTACATCGTAAGCCAAGGGCACCTGATCGCTGAGGGTACTCCTGAAGATGTTCTCAATAACGAACAAGTTAAACAAGTTTATCTAGGCGAACAATTCCGTCTATGA
- the mgtE gene encoding magnesium transporter, whose amino-acid sequence MAEQLEFDQAHQTLQEVSEALENGRFVHVRRQLQDMEPEDIAHLLEASPRKSRDVLWQLTDPEDYGEILDELNEDVKDALVSKMAPETLAEATEGMETDDVAYVLRSLPDDVSREVLSQMDSVDRALVETALSYPEDSAGALMNTDVITIRGDVDVEVVLRYLRMRGELPDATDALYVIDDDERLIGNLSLSTLITTQPDVSVSEVMEDADEAIAVETSASDIASLFERRNWVSAPVVDSNQHLVGRITIDDVVDVIREDAEHSMMSMAGMDDDEDTFAPVVKSARRRSVWLGANVLAALAAASVSNMFEATLNEMAAIAVLMTIVPSMGGVAGNQTVALVIRGLALGHIGDSNKRELLLKEASIGFLNGILWAVIIGGIVVAWKGNWILGGIISAAMMTNLIVAGIAGVTIPVMLKKMNIDPALAGGMALTTVTDVIGLSVFLGLATILI is encoded by the coding sequence ATGGCAGAGCAATTAGAATTCGACCAAGCTCACCAAACCCTCCAAGAAGTCAGCGAAGCCCTAGAAAACGGCCGATTTGTTCACGTACGCCGACAACTTCAGGACATGGAACCTGAAGATATTGCACATCTTTTAGAAGCCTCTCCTCGCAAAAGTCGTGATGTACTCTGGCAACTCACCGATCCTGAAGACTACGGTGAAATTCTTGATGAGCTAAACGAAGACGTCAAAGATGCTCTTGTGTCAAAAATGGCACCAGAAACCTTGGCAGAAGCAACCGAAGGTATGGAAACCGATGACGTCGCGTACGTACTTCGAAGCCTACCCGACGATGTTTCTCGCGAAGTCCTTTCTCAAATGGACTCCGTTGATCGTGCTTTAGTTGAAACGGCACTATCGTACCCTGAAGATTCAGCGGGTGCGTTAATGAACACCGACGTAATCACGATCCGTGGTGATGTCGATGTTGAGGTCGTCCTGCGTTATTTACGTATGCGTGGTGAATTACCTGACGCTACCGATGCATTGTATGTTATCGACGATGATGAACGCCTCATTGGCAACTTATCGCTCAGCACACTGATTACGACTCAACCCGATGTTTCGGTTTCCGAAGTGATGGAAGATGCAGACGAAGCGATCGCTGTTGAAACCAGCGCCTCTGATATCGCTAGCCTATTCGAACGACGTAATTGGGTTTCGGCTCCAGTGGTCGATAGTAATCAACATCTTGTCGGTCGTATCACTATCGATGACGTGGTTGATGTTATCCGTGAAGATGCTGAACACTCGATGATGAGCATGGCGGGTATGGACGATGACGAAGATACCTTCGCTCCGGTCGTCAAATCCGCTCGCCGCCGTAGTGTGTGGTTAGGTGCAAATGTTTTGGCAGCACTCGCTGCAGCGTCTGTATCTAACATGTTTGAGGCGACACTGAATGAAATGGCAGCCATCGCTGTTTTGATGACCATCGTACCATCTATGGGCGGTGTTGCCGGTAACCAAACCGTCGCTCTGGTTATTCGTGGTTTAGCACTTGGTCACATCGGTGACAGTAACAAACGCGAACTACTCCTCAAAGAAGCCTCTATCGGCTTCCTTAACGGCATTCTATGGGCCGTTATCATTGGTGGTATCGTGGTGGCTTGGAAAGGTAATTGGATCTTGGGAGGCATCATCTCAGCAGCGATGATGACGAACTTGATTGTCGCGGGTATTGCAGGTGTAACCATTCCAGTGATGCTGAAGAAAATGAATATCGACCCAGCACTTGCTGGCGGTATGGCTCTCACCACGGTAACCGATGTGATTGGCCTATCGGTATTCTTAGGCTTAGCCACCATACTTATCTAG
- the ptsN gene encoding PTS IIA-like nitrogen regulatory protein PtsN → MQLSEVLSLDCTKSAVQCTSKKRALELISQIAAESCGQDSTELFECMLSREKMGSTGIGNGIAIPHARMNVSDKAIAVLLQCQEPIEFDAIDNRPVDLLFALLVPSEQCKEHLKTLSCMAERLNDKQTLKQLRNAQSDQELYDIMIQVPTCE, encoded by the coding sequence ATGCAATTAAGCGAAGTACTTTCATTGGACTGCACCAAAAGTGCAGTCCAATGCACAAGCAAAAAAAGAGCCCTTGAGCTCATCAGTCAGATCGCAGCAGAAAGCTGTGGTCAAGATTCAACAGAACTGTTTGAGTGCATGTTGAGCCGTGAAAAAATGGGCAGTACCGGTATTGGTAATGGCATCGCTATTCCTCACGCTCGTATGAATGTCAGTGATAAAGCAATTGCTGTATTACTGCAATGCCAAGAACCCATCGAGTTTGATGCGATTGATAATCGTCCCGTCGACCTACTATTTGCCCTACTTGTTCCAAGTGAGCAGTGCAAGGAGCATCTAAAAACCCTTTCTTGTATGGCAGAGCGACTCAACGACAAGCAGACTCTTAAACAATTACGTAACGCTCAAAGCGATCAAGAGCTTTATGACATCATGATTCAAGTGCCAACTTGCGAGTAA
- the pmbA gene encoding metalloprotease PmbA, which translates to MDVKQQVAQQRVELEAAVAKALDMASVSADAAEVAITKSTGLSVSTRMCEVENVEFNSDGALGITVYRSQKKGSASTSDLSEKAIAQTVAAALDIAQYTSEDPFAGPAPKEYMVKEIPDLDLFHPDEPNPDYAAEIAIAAEKQALAYSDKIKQSDGASYDSHYGVKVYGNSHGLLASYASSRHSTSCCVIGQGANGEMERDYSYTVARHRDELWTPERVGQEAAEKTVSRLDAKKLPTGQYPIMFANDVATGLIGHLVMAISGGNLYRKSSFLLDHLGQKILPDWFNISERPHILRGLASSPFDSEGVYTQDREIITDGVLATYLLTSYAARKMEMKPTGHAGGIHNWFVKSTGQNFEQMLKELGTGFLVTEVMGQGVNTVTGDYSRGAAGFWVENGEIQYPVSEVTIAGNLKDMFTQIVAVGNDVETRSQIQTGSILLESMKVAGE; encoded by the coding sequence ATGGATGTAAAACAGCAAGTCGCCCAACAAAGAGTTGAGCTAGAAGCCGCAGTAGCTAAAGCGTTGGATATGGCATCAGTGAGTGCAGACGCAGCTGAGGTCGCTATTACTAAGTCAACGGGTTTAAGTGTTTCAACACGTATGTGTGAAGTGGAAAACGTTGAATTTAATAGTGATGGTGCTCTAGGCATTACTGTTTACCGCAGCCAGAAGAAAGGCAGCGCATCTACATCTGATCTGAGCGAGAAGGCGATTGCTCAAACCGTCGCAGCCGCGCTTGATATTGCTCAATACACTTCGGAAGACCCGTTTGCAGGTCCAGCACCTAAAGAATATATGGTGAAAGAAATTCCTGATTTGGATCTTTTTCACCCTGATGAGCCGAATCCAGACTATGCCGCTGAGATTGCGATTGCTGCTGAGAAGCAAGCGTTAGCTTATAGCGACAAGATCAAGCAGAGTGATGGCGCAAGCTACGACAGCCATTATGGCGTTAAGGTTTATGGTAATAGCCATGGCTTACTAGCAAGCTACGCTTCAAGCCGCCATAGCACGAGCTGCTGTGTGATTGGACAAGGCGCCAACGGTGAAATGGAACGAGATTACAGCTACACCGTTGCACGTCATCGTGACGAGCTCTGGACGCCTGAACGTGTTGGTCAAGAAGCTGCAGAAAAGACTGTAAGCCGTTTGGATGCGAAGAAGCTTCCAACTGGTCAATACCCAATCATGTTCGCTAACGACGTCGCTACAGGCCTAATTGGCCACCTTGTGATGGCAATTAGCGGTGGTAACCTTTACCGTAAATCTTCGTTCTTATTGGATCACCTAGGTCAGAAAATCCTGCCAGATTGGTTCAATATCTCTGAGCGTCCACATATCCTACGTGGTTTGGCTTCAAGCCCGTTTGATAGCGAAGGTGTTTACACTCAAGATCGTGAAATTATCACGGATGGCGTGTTAGCAACTTACCTTCTTACTAGTTATGCAGCACGTAAGATGGAAATGAAACCAACGGGCCATGCCGGTGGTATCCATAACTGGTTCGTTAAATCTACCGGTCAAAATTTTGAGCAAATGCTAAAAGAGTTGGGTACAGGTTTCCTAGTGACTGAAGTGATGGGCCAAGGCGTTAATACCGTAACGGGTGATTACTCTCGTGGCGCTGCGGGTTTCTGGGTTGAGAACGGAGAGATCCAATATCCAGTATCGGAAGTGACGATCGCTGGCAATCTAAAAGACATGTTCACTCAGATTGTAGCGGTAGGTAATGACGTTGAAACACGTTCGCAAATTCAAACCGGTTCTATCTTGCTTGAGTCGATGAAAGTCGCAGGTGAGTGA